ATGACATTGGCTACGACAACATTTTTGCTCATCAGCTCAAAGTCAAAGCAGGCAAACACGATGTCCTGCTGGTGCTCTCTGGTAGCGGCAATTCTGGCAATATCATCCGTGCCATAGAGCAAGCTCAATTGCTGGGTATGCATACAGTCGGGATCCTCGGTTTTGATGGCGGTAAAGCCAAGCCTCTGGTTGACCAGGCATTTCACTTTGCGATCCAGGACATGCAGATCTCCGAGGATACCCAAGTGGTGATCGGACACATATTAATGAAAGCCCTTTATCAGGAGCTCAATCATGGCTAATGCGCCAATCCTTGTACTCGGTAGTAACTCCTTTTCGGGCGCATCGTTTTGCGCCCATTTACTAAAACAAGAACAGTCAGTGCTGGCTGTCAGCCGCTCAGCAGAACCCCATAACGCGCTGTTGCCCTACAAATGGCAGGCAAACCAGCCAGACTTTCATCAGCTCGACCTGAACCACCAGCAGGACGACATCATGGCGCTCATCAAACGCCATAAAGTCAGTACAGTCTATAACTTTGCAGCACAGAGCATGGTGGGACAAAGCTGGCAATATCCGGAACACTGGTTTATGACCAATGCAGTCTCGACCATCAAACTGCATAACCAACTCAAGGATCTGGATCACCTGGACAAGTACGTGCATATCTCTACGCCAGAAGTCTACGGTAGCTGCGAAGGCCTGGTGCAAGAGCACCGTAACTACCAACCCAGCACCCCTTATGCGGTGTCGCGTGCTGCGGCAGACATGAGCTTGCATACGTTTTTTGATGTCTACAAGTTCCCGGTATTATTTACCCGCGCAGCGAATGTGTATGGTGAAGGACAGCAACTCTATCGCATCATCCCAAGAACCATTTTGTTTGCCTTGTTAGGTAAGGTATTACCCCTGCACGGCGGCGGTCACTCTACCCGTTCATTTATTCATATCGATGATGTGTCAGATGCCACACTGAAAATAGGCAGTCACGGCACACTGGGCGAGACCTATCATATTTCGACCGAACGCATAATCACCATCCGCGCATTGGTTGAGCTTATCTGCGATATGCTGCAAGTCCCCTTTGAACAGGTCTGCGCTGTGACAGAAGACCGTCTCGGCAAAGATGCAGCTTACCTGCTCGACAGCAACAAGGTTCGCTCAGAACTCAACTGGCAGGATCAAGTCTCGCTGGAAAACGGCCTGGAGCGCACCATCGCCTGGGTGAAACAGTACCAGAGCGAACTTGGCACATTACCCCATGACTACATTCATAAAGCGTGAGATCCCCATGTCCGGACAAGAAATCGATTTATTAAGAAATTACCCTAAATCTAAGCGCGATACCAAAGGTCGCGCCAACGTGATCACCGAAGCGGACCGTGAAATTGCCAGACAATATGGCAAGGACTTCTTTGATGGCGATCGTACCTATGGTTATGGTGGCTTTAGTTACTTCCCCCGTTTCTGGCAACCCGTGGTACCGGATCTCAAAGCACACTTCGGCCTCGATGCAGGCTCCAGCTTGCTAGACGTGGGATGTGCAAAAGGCTTTATGCTGTACGACCTGCAACAGTTGATCCCAGGTATGACATTGCGCGGACTGGATATTTCAGAATACGCATTGGAACATGCCAAAGAAGAAGTCAAAGATCTGCTGACGCAAGGCAACGCCAAAGCGCTGCCCTACGAAGACGATAGCTTTGATGTGGTGATGTCAATCAACACAATTCACAACCTGGAAGAAAATGAATGTGCCATGGCACTGCGTGAAATTGAACGCGTCAGCCGTGGCAAGTCTTTCATTACCGTTGATGCTTATCGCAACGACGAAGAAAAAGAGCGCATGATGGAATGGGCTCTGACCGCCAAAACAATAATGCATGTGGATGACTGGAAGCAGTTCTTCCGCGACAACGGATATACTGGCGATTTTTATTGGTTTATTCCTTAACCGGAGCAAACCAAACTTGTGTGAATTACCCAATAAGCTGTAAGGACAAAAAATGGAAGTAGTAATATTTGGAGCAGGAAAAGGCGGAAGCAATACATATCAACTCTTAAAAACCCAGAGTGATATAAACGTAGTTGCTTTTTCCGATAACAATGAGTCTATTTGGTATACCGAGATGTTTGGTGTTGAGATTATGGCACCAGAGCAACTCCTAGGGCTGGACTTTGATAAAATAATCATTGCCAGTCAGTATAGAAAACAAATAAGACCACAGTTAGAGTCACTCGGTATTTCACCTGACAAAATTGAAGTTGCCCATCAAAACCTGATGGACGGAACCAGTGTAAACGATAATATTTTCCACGTTTACTCAGACCATAAAGAGCCAGATTACAAACCTTATGTGTCGCTCAGAGAAGAAACCTTTAGAACGCTTGCGAAATATACCGAACTGGTTATTTCGATTGGTATCAAAGGCGACATTGCAGAGTTTGGATGTGGTACCGGCCAGTCTAGTTACATGCTCAGCAAAACAATGCGCGACTGTAATAATTACTACGAAACAAATAGCAAACTGCATTTGTTCGATAGTTTTGAAGGACTGCCCGTTTCTAAAAGTGAAGTTGATTTGGAGTCTCCGCTAGTACAAGCGGGTGTATGGGGTGAATGTGCTTGTGCTTCAATCAGTGCGGACAAGCTGAGCGATACAATACGCTCACAGCTTGATTTTAACAACTTTCAAACTTACGAAGGTTGGTTTAACGAAACGCT
This genomic stretch from Pseudoalteromonas rubra harbors:
- a CDS encoding GDP-mannose 4,6-dehydratase — its product is MANAPILVLGSNSFSGASFCAHLLKQEQSVLAVSRSAEPHNALLPYKWQANQPDFHQLDLNHQQDDIMALIKRHKVSTVYNFAAQSMVGQSWQYPEHWFMTNAVSTIKLHNQLKDLDHLDKYVHISTPEVYGSCEGLVQEHRNYQPSTPYAVSRAAADMSLHTFFDVYKFPVLFTRAANVYGEGQQLYRIIPRTILFALLGKVLPLHGGGHSTRSFIHIDDVSDATLKIGSHGTLGETYHISTERIITIRALVELICDMLQVPFEQVCAVTEDRLGKDAAYLLDSNKVRSELNWQDQVSLENGLERTIAWVKQYQSELGTLPHDYIHKA
- a CDS encoding class I SAM-dependent methyltransferase, with protein sequence MTTFIKREIPMSGQEIDLLRNYPKSKRDTKGRANVITEADREIARQYGKDFFDGDRTYGYGGFSYFPRFWQPVVPDLKAHFGLDAGSSLLDVGCAKGFMLYDLQQLIPGMTLRGLDISEYALEHAKEEVKDLLTQGNAKALPYEDDSFDVVMSINTIHNLEENECAMALREIERVSRGKSFITVDAYRNDEEKERMMEWALTAKTIMHVDDWKQFFRDNGYTGDFYWFIP
- a CDS encoding TylF/MycF/NovP-related O-methyltransferase, which gives rise to MEVVIFGAGKGGSNTYQLLKTQSDINVVAFSDNNESIWYTEMFGVEIMAPEQLLGLDFDKIIIASQYRKQIRPQLESLGISPDKIEVAHQNLMDGTSVNDNIFHVYSDHKEPDYKPYVSLREETFRTLAKYTELVISIGIKGDIAEFGCGTGQSSYMLSKTMRDCNNYYETNSKLHLFDSFEGLPVSKSEVDLESPLVQAGVWGECACASISADKLSDTIRSQLDFNNFQTYEGWFNETLPTIAAGTQFSLVHLDCDLYESTMQVLEHLLANNMLSAGAVLMFDDWSCNNNSPLYGQQKAWTDICDKYQIVFNDREYYGFGSHVKVIHSYQPK